From a region of the Entelurus aequoreus isolate RoL-2023_Sb linkage group LG27, RoL_Eaeq_v1.1, whole genome shotgun sequence genome:
- the LOC133644707 gene encoding centrosomal protein of 135 kDa-like isoform X1 — protein MESSIEKFVNLRKRLGQLGYKHPLGIESLPLVEKLFSDLVRTTESLRNARLSQGKNEKECLNCDVLLEPYRADNARLVKENNEVHQELLKVKEEKDHATKELKTRIRKLEHQTCDLTFLNNQYMHNLRCLEKDGKTKTERILELQEKNLQAVVQTPVGRVLGGKKRSIPFRRPRMQTDELIPPPATSAYPVPQPGDPYTADLLQLADKRILELEEEVTKIHYALEDSHECIQLLNTQVSERDREIERLNRSLHGGRPRDVISLEAQNISNEKRIAQLNLQIDFLQDNNRTQQQMLERLQPNGMEMDKERALEMADQELLDTKETNSRQREVIENFKDNFKKIRAEHSERVFETSSLADQLVELRGQNEKLEAKVDFIETEKVRLQDKVEKMMSAERDVVLELEAMRAKHGVCGRDRSPSRLDAFVKSLEEERDRYRQEAEHCMRFRGANRPSRGSPDRSRSPGRKGGVEESEFLALLKERDEMKAALVDVEKHAEDIQTKVKALSAERDHFKIMFYQTQEKLEDARVSSSTSDDVLNLREELKLAENEIMQVNAQRELLMEEFKVEGELEDVRSEAELPKKQLASKRQIVRTPNTLLSTTPQRELQTNLAASEKDS, from the exons ATGGAAAGCAGCATCGAGAAGTTTGTCAACTTGAGAAAGCGTCTTGGCCAGCTGGGTTACAAGCATCCTCTTGGAATAGAATCACTGCCACTAGTTGAGAAACTATTCAG CGATCTAGTCCGTACTACTGAAAGCCTGCGCAATGCAAGACTGTCACAAGGGAAGAACGAGAAAGAATGCCTCAACTGTGATGTTCTTCTGGAGCCATACAGGGCAGATAATGCCCGACTGGTCAAGGAGAACAATGAAGTCCACCAGGAGCTTCTGAAGGTGAAGGAGGAGAAGGACCATGCCACCAAAG AGCTGAAAACCCGCATCAGAAAACTGGAACACCAGACTTGTGACCTGACATTCCTTAACAACCAATACATGCACAACCTGCGCTGCCTGGAGAAAGACGGCAAAACCAAAACCGAGCGCATCCTGGAGCTCCAGGAAAAGAACTTGCAAGCAGTGGTGCAGACGCCAG TCGGCCGTGTCCTAGGTGGAAAAAAGCGCAGCATCCCTTTCAGGCGTCCGAGGATGCAAACAGATGAGCTCATCCCTCCACCCGCGACATCAGCTTACCCCGTACCCCAGCCAGGCGACCCGTACACAGCAGATCTCCTGCAGTTGGCTGATAAAAG AATTCTTGAGCTGGAGGAAGAAGTCACAAAAATCCACTATGCGCTGGAAGATTCCCATGAATGTATACAACTGTTAAATACTCAA GTGTCCGAGAGGGACAGAGAGATCGAGCGTTTGAATCGTTCACTTCACGGAGGGCGACCCCGTGATGTCATCTCTTTGGAGGCTCAGAACATCAGCAATGAAAAACGGATTGCCCAACTTAACCTTCAA ATCGATTTCTTGCAAGACAACAATAGGACGCAACAGCAGATGTTGGAGAGACTGCAGCCGAATGGGATGGAGATGGATAAGGAGCGGGCCTTGGAAATGGCTGATCAGGAGTTGCTAGATACTAAA GAAACAAATAGTCGTCAAAGGGAGGTCATTGAAAATtttaaggacaactttaaaaagaTAAGAGCG GAACATTCCGAGAGAGTGTTTGAGACAAGTTCACTTGCTGACCAGCTGGTGGAGCTCAGAGGGCAGAATGAGAAACTGGAGGCAAAGGTAGACTTCATAGAGACAGAGAAAGTCAGGCTGCAAGACAAAGTGGAGAAGATGATGTCCGCTG AAAGAGACGTAGTGCTGGAATTGGAGGCCATGCGAGCAAAACACGGCGTTTGCGGAAGGGATCGCTCCCCGTCGCGTTTAGACGCCTTCGTGAAGAGTCTAGAGGAGGAGAGGGATCGCTACCGCCAGGAAGCCGAACACTGCATGAGATTCAGAGGAGCCAACCGCCCCAGTCGCGGCAGTCCAGACAGGAGCAGAAGTCCAGGGCGCAAG GGAGGCGTTGAGGAATCTGAGTTTCTCGCTTTATTGAAGGAAAGAGATGAGATGAAGGCGGCTCTGGTGGACGTGGAGAAGCACGCGGAAGACATCCAGACGAAAGTGAAAGCTCTTAGCGCTGAAAGAGACCACTTCAAAATTATGTTTTACCAG ACACAAGAGAAGCTGGAGGATGCCCGTGTAAGCTCAAGCACATCTGATGACGTCTTGAACTTAAGAGAGGAGCTAAAGCTGGCAGAGAATGAAATCATGCAGGTTAATGCACAAAGAGAATTACTGATGGAGGAATTTAAG GTGGAAGGAGAACTGGAAGATGTGCGGTCGGAGGCAGAGCTGCCGAAGAAGCagctggcaagcaaaaggcagatCGTCCGCACCCCGAATACGCTGCTCTCCACCACTCCCCAAAGGGAGTTACAAACCAACCTGGCGGCCAGCGAGAAGGACTCTTAG
- the LOC133644707 gene encoding centrosomal protein of 135 kDa-like isoform X3 codes for MESSIEKFVNLRKRLGQLGYKHPLGIESLPLVEKLFSDLVRTTESLRNARLSQGKNEKECLNCDVLLEPYRADNARLVKENNEVHQELLKVKEEKDHATKELKTRIRKLEHQTCDLTFLNNQYMHNLRCLEKDGKTKTERILELQEKNLQAVVQTPVGRVLGGKKRSIPFRRPRMQTDELIPPPATSAYPVPQPGDPYTADLLQLADKRILELEEEVTKIHYALEDSHECIQLLNTQVSERDREIERLNRSLHGGRPRDVISLEAQNISNEKRIAQLNLQIDFLQDNNRTQQQMLERLQPNGMEMDKERALEMADQELLDTKETNSRQREVIENFKDNFKKIRAEHSERVFETSSLADQLVELRGQNEKLEAKVDFIETEKVRLQDKVEKMMSAERDVVLELEAMRAKHGVCGRDRSPSRLDAFVKSLEEERDRYRQEAEHCMRFRGANRPSRGSPDRSRSPGRKERDEMKAALVDVEKHAEDIQTKVKALSAERDHFKIMFYQTQEKLEDARVSSSTSDDVLNLREELKLAENEIMQVNAQRELLMEEFKVEGELEDVRSEAELPKKQLASKRQIVRTPNTLLSTTPQRELQTNLAASEKDS; via the exons ATGGAAAGCAGCATCGAGAAGTTTGTCAACTTGAGAAAGCGTCTTGGCCAGCTGGGTTACAAGCATCCTCTTGGAATAGAATCACTGCCACTAGTTGAGAAACTATTCAG CGATCTAGTCCGTACTACTGAAAGCCTGCGCAATGCAAGACTGTCACAAGGGAAGAACGAGAAAGAATGCCTCAACTGTGATGTTCTTCTGGAGCCATACAGGGCAGATAATGCCCGACTGGTCAAGGAGAACAATGAAGTCCACCAGGAGCTTCTGAAGGTGAAGGAGGAGAAGGACCATGCCACCAAAG AGCTGAAAACCCGCATCAGAAAACTGGAACACCAGACTTGTGACCTGACATTCCTTAACAACCAATACATGCACAACCTGCGCTGCCTGGAGAAAGACGGCAAAACCAAAACCGAGCGCATCCTGGAGCTCCAGGAAAAGAACTTGCAAGCAGTGGTGCAGACGCCAG TCGGCCGTGTCCTAGGTGGAAAAAAGCGCAGCATCCCTTTCAGGCGTCCGAGGATGCAAACAGATGAGCTCATCCCTCCACCCGCGACATCAGCTTACCCCGTACCCCAGCCAGGCGACCCGTACACAGCAGATCTCCTGCAGTTGGCTGATAAAAG AATTCTTGAGCTGGAGGAAGAAGTCACAAAAATCCACTATGCGCTGGAAGATTCCCATGAATGTATACAACTGTTAAATACTCAA GTGTCCGAGAGGGACAGAGAGATCGAGCGTTTGAATCGTTCACTTCACGGAGGGCGACCCCGTGATGTCATCTCTTTGGAGGCTCAGAACATCAGCAATGAAAAACGGATTGCCCAACTTAACCTTCAA ATCGATTTCTTGCAAGACAACAATAGGACGCAACAGCAGATGTTGGAGAGACTGCAGCCGAATGGGATGGAGATGGATAAGGAGCGGGCCTTGGAAATGGCTGATCAGGAGTTGCTAGATACTAAA GAAACAAATAGTCGTCAAAGGGAGGTCATTGAAAATtttaaggacaactttaaaaagaTAAGAGCG GAACATTCCGAGAGAGTGTTTGAGACAAGTTCACTTGCTGACCAGCTGGTGGAGCTCAGAGGGCAGAATGAGAAACTGGAGGCAAAGGTAGACTTCATAGAGACAGAGAAAGTCAGGCTGCAAGACAAAGTGGAGAAGATGATGTCCGCTG AAAGAGACGTAGTGCTGGAATTGGAGGCCATGCGAGCAAAACACGGCGTTTGCGGAAGGGATCGCTCCCCGTCGCGTTTAGACGCCTTCGTGAAGAGTCTAGAGGAGGAGAGGGATCGCTACCGCCAGGAAGCCGAACACTGCATGAGATTCAGAGGAGCCAACCGCCCCAGTCGCGGCAGTCCAGACAGGAGCAGAAGTCCAGGGCGCAAG GAAAGAGATGAGATGAAGGCGGCTCTGGTGGACGTGGAGAAGCACGCGGAAGACATCCAGACGAAAGTGAAAGCTCTTAGCGCTGAAAGAGACCACTTCAAAATTATGTTTTACCAG ACACAAGAGAAGCTGGAGGATGCCCGTGTAAGCTCAAGCACATCTGATGACGTCTTGAACTTAAGAGAGGAGCTAAAGCTGGCAGAGAATGAAATCATGCAGGTTAATGCACAAAGAGAATTACTGATGGAGGAATTTAAG GTGGAAGGAGAACTGGAAGATGTGCGGTCGGAGGCAGAGCTGCCGAAGAAGCagctggcaagcaaaaggcagatCGTCCGCACCCCGAATACGCTGCTCTCCACCACTCCCCAAAGGGAGTTACAAACCAACCTGGCGGCCAGCGAGAAGGACTCTTAG
- the LOC133644707 gene encoding centrosomal protein of 135 kDa-like isoform X2 → MESSIEKFVNLRKRLGQLGYKHPLGIESLPLVEKLFSDLVRTTESLRNARLSQGKNEKECLNCDVLLEPYRADNARLVKENNEVHQELLKVKEEKDHATKELKTRIRKLEHQTCDLTFLNNQYMHNLRCLEKDGKTKTERILELQEKNLQAVVQTPVGRVLGGKKRSIPFRRPRMQTDELIPPPATSAYPVPQPGDPYTADLLQLADKRILELEEEVTKIHYALEDSHECIQLLNTQVSERDREIERLNRSLHGGRPRDVISLEAQNISNEKRIAQLNLQIDFLQDNNRTQQQMLERLQPNGMEMDKERALEMADQELLDTKETNSRQREVIENFKDNFKKIRAEHSERVFETSSLADQLVELRGQNEKLEAKVDFIETEKVRLQDKVEKMMSAERDVVLELEAMRAKHGVCGRDRSPSRLDAFVKSLEEERDRYRQEAEHCMRFRGANRPSRGSPDRSRSPGRKVIRERDEMKAALVDVEKHAEDIQTKVKALSAERDHFKIMFYQTQEKLEDARVSSSTSDDVLNLREELKLAENEIMQVNAQRELLMEEFKVEGELEDVRSEAELPKKQLASKRQIVRTPNTLLSTTPQRELQTNLAASEKDS, encoded by the exons ATGGAAAGCAGCATCGAGAAGTTTGTCAACTTGAGAAAGCGTCTTGGCCAGCTGGGTTACAAGCATCCTCTTGGAATAGAATCACTGCCACTAGTTGAGAAACTATTCAG CGATCTAGTCCGTACTACTGAAAGCCTGCGCAATGCAAGACTGTCACAAGGGAAGAACGAGAAAGAATGCCTCAACTGTGATGTTCTTCTGGAGCCATACAGGGCAGATAATGCCCGACTGGTCAAGGAGAACAATGAAGTCCACCAGGAGCTTCTGAAGGTGAAGGAGGAGAAGGACCATGCCACCAAAG AGCTGAAAACCCGCATCAGAAAACTGGAACACCAGACTTGTGACCTGACATTCCTTAACAACCAATACATGCACAACCTGCGCTGCCTGGAGAAAGACGGCAAAACCAAAACCGAGCGCATCCTGGAGCTCCAGGAAAAGAACTTGCAAGCAGTGGTGCAGACGCCAG TCGGCCGTGTCCTAGGTGGAAAAAAGCGCAGCATCCCTTTCAGGCGTCCGAGGATGCAAACAGATGAGCTCATCCCTCCACCCGCGACATCAGCTTACCCCGTACCCCAGCCAGGCGACCCGTACACAGCAGATCTCCTGCAGTTGGCTGATAAAAG AATTCTTGAGCTGGAGGAAGAAGTCACAAAAATCCACTATGCGCTGGAAGATTCCCATGAATGTATACAACTGTTAAATACTCAA GTGTCCGAGAGGGACAGAGAGATCGAGCGTTTGAATCGTTCACTTCACGGAGGGCGACCCCGTGATGTCATCTCTTTGGAGGCTCAGAACATCAGCAATGAAAAACGGATTGCCCAACTTAACCTTCAA ATCGATTTCTTGCAAGACAACAATAGGACGCAACAGCAGATGTTGGAGAGACTGCAGCCGAATGGGATGGAGATGGATAAGGAGCGGGCCTTGGAAATGGCTGATCAGGAGTTGCTAGATACTAAA GAAACAAATAGTCGTCAAAGGGAGGTCATTGAAAATtttaaggacaactttaaaaagaTAAGAGCG GAACATTCCGAGAGAGTGTTTGAGACAAGTTCACTTGCTGACCAGCTGGTGGAGCTCAGAGGGCAGAATGAGAAACTGGAGGCAAAGGTAGACTTCATAGAGACAGAGAAAGTCAGGCTGCAAGACAAAGTGGAGAAGATGATGTCCGCTG AAAGAGACGTAGTGCTGGAATTGGAGGCCATGCGAGCAAAACACGGCGTTTGCGGAAGGGATCGCTCCCCGTCGCGTTTAGACGCCTTCGTGAAGAGTCTAGAGGAGGAGAGGGATCGCTACCGCCAGGAAGCCGAACACTGCATGAGATTCAGAGGAGCCAACCGCCCCAGTCGCGGCAGTCCAGACAGGAGCAGAAGTCCAGGGCGCAAGGTAATCAGG GAAAGAGATGAGATGAAGGCGGCTCTGGTGGACGTGGAGAAGCACGCGGAAGACATCCAGACGAAAGTGAAAGCTCTTAGCGCTGAAAGAGACCACTTCAAAATTATGTTTTACCAG ACACAAGAGAAGCTGGAGGATGCCCGTGTAAGCTCAAGCACATCTGATGACGTCTTGAACTTAAGAGAGGAGCTAAAGCTGGCAGAGAATGAAATCATGCAGGTTAATGCACAAAGAGAATTACTGATGGAGGAATTTAAG GTGGAAGGAGAACTGGAAGATGTGCGGTCGGAGGCAGAGCTGCCGAAGAAGCagctggcaagcaaaaggcagatCGTCCGCACCCCGAATACGCTGCTCTCCACCACTCCCCAAAGGGAGTTACAAACCAACCTGGCGGCCAGCGAGAAGGACTCTTAG